In Octopus sinensis unplaced genomic scaffold, ASM634580v1 Contig10412, whole genome shotgun sequence, a genomic segment contains:
- the LOC115228418 gene encoding general transcription factor II-I repeat domain-containing protein 2-like, translated as MPRASSGIEKKRTLKDERRLFQDKWELLYFCTMIDGKIHFLICNKFIAIPKEYNLKRHYQSNHLSYNYFEGIKLLINQEGPMRVSKLNELRKNLSALQTYFTKNHNRSTALVTGSYEISRMLAVNGKSYSDGDFIKQCLVKTANIICPDDAHLFKDISLTRNTVAEHINEMALNLKHQLKSDLLKFEYFSIAIDETVDIVGIAQLAIFFRACDSDFNIYEEFLELVPMHDTTTSKDIFIKLLQILFEYGFDLKKLVCLCTDGAPNMVGRLLALPLNFELK; from the coding sequence ATGCCACGTGCTTCTTCTGGAATAGAAAAGAAACGCACCTTGAAAGATGAACGGAGACTGTTTCAAGATAAATGGGAACTTCTCTATTTTTGCACAATGATTGatggaaaaatacattttttgatATGTAACAAGTTTATCGCTATACCGAAAGAATACAACCTAAAGAGGCATTATCAATCTAATCATCTATCATACAATTATTTCGAAGGTATTAAGTTGCTTATTAACCAAGAAGGTCCAATGCGTGTTTCAAAGCTAAATGAATTGCGAAAAAATTTATCTGCGTTACAAACTTATTTCACAAAAAATCATAATCGAAGTACTGCATTAGTCACTGGAAGCTATGAAATCAGTAGAATGCTTGCAGTAAATGGAAAATCATATAGTGATGGTGATTTCATCAAGCAATGCCTTGTAAAAACAGCGAATATTATTTGTCCAGACGACGCCCACTTGtttaaagatatttcattaaCAAGAAACACTGTTGCCGAACACATTAATGAAATGGCATTGAATTTGAAACACCAATTAAAATCTGATTTGTTAAAATTCGAATATTTTTCAATTGCAATCGATGAAACAGTCGACATCGTTGGAATTGCACAATTAGCAATCTTTTTTAGAGCGTGTGattcagattttaatatttatgaagaatttcTCGAACTAGTACCAATGCACGATACTACTACAAGTAAAGATATCTTTATAAAACTACTACAAATTCTCTTTGAATATGGGTTTGATTTGAAGAagcttgtatgtttatgtactgatgGTGCTCCTAATATGGTTGGACGACTGCTGGCGTTGCCGCTAAATTTCGAGCTGAAATAG